Proteins found in one bacterium HR11 genomic segment:
- the ttcA gene encoding tRNA 2-thiocytidine biosynthesis protein TtcA, with protein MRCKQCPEKAIIYMPAHRLALCKVHYPPWFRKQVQRAIDRFRMIRPGERVLVAVSGGKDSGALWHALHHLGYETEGLYMHLGIRVEGYSDQSYEAVRRLAEKLGRPLHVVDFREELGMGIDEVRGVTNRPPCSACGLSKRYHMNQAARRLGFSVIATGHNLDDEAVTLLNNVLAWNTEFMVRQAPVLPEDGGFVRKVKPLIFLEEKQTTVYALVEGVPFERDECPFSVGSTNLVLKDVMYRLEAHSPGTKRRFVEGFFQWRTQWLDEALKTKPDLRACVVCGYPTTGEVCAYCRLKAQVQRRLTVVG; from the coding sequence ATGCGGTGCAAGCAGTGTCCGGAGAAGGCCATCATCTACATGCCGGCTCACCGGCTGGCCCTGTGCAAGGTCCACTATCCGCCGTGGTTCCGGAAACAGGTCCAACGAGCCATCGACCGATTTCGGATGATCCGGCCCGGCGAGCGGGTCCTCGTCGCCGTCAGCGGCGGCAAGGACAGCGGCGCCCTCTGGCATGCCCTCCACCACCTGGGCTATGAGACGGAGGGCCTCTACATGCACTTGGGCATTCGGGTCGAGGGCTATTCGGACCAGTCCTACGAAGCCGTCCGTCGGCTGGCCGAAAAGCTGGGCCGGCCCCTCCACGTCGTCGACTTTCGAGAAGAGCTCGGCATGGGGATCGACGAGGTCCGGGGCGTGACGAACCGACCGCCCTGCTCGGCTTGCGGCCTGTCCAAGCGCTACCACATGAACCAGGCGGCCCGCCGGCTGGGCTTTTCCGTCATCGCCACGGGCCACAACCTGGACGACGAGGCCGTCACGCTGTTGAACAACGTCCTGGCCTGGAATACGGAGTTCATGGTCCGTCAGGCGCCCGTCCTGCCCGAGGACGGGGGCTTCGTCCGGAAGGTCAAGCCCCTGATCTTCCTGGAGGAGAAGCAGACGACGGTTTACGCCCTCGTCGAAGGCGTGCCCTTCGAGCGGGACGAGTGCCCCTTCTCGGTCGGTTCGACGAACCTCGTCCTGAAGGACGTCATGTACCGTCTCGAGGCCCATTCGCCCGGCACGAAGCGGCGGTTCGTCGAGGGCTTCTTCCAGTGGCGGACCCAGTGGCTCGACGAGGCCCTGAAGACGAAACCCGATCTTCGGGCCTGCGTTGTCTGCGGGTATCCGACGACCGGTGAGGTCTGCGCCTACTGCCGTCTGAAGGCCCAGGTCCAGCGCCGTCTGACCGTCGTGGGATAG
- the ywlF_2 gene encoding Putative sugar phosphate isomerase YwlF, which yields MDRRIIVLGSDHAGYDLKTRIRRLLEAWGIPVEDVGVETSAVSVDYPDIAAEVARRVRQDPQRQGLLVCGTGIGMAMTANKFPGIRAAVCHDVYTVQMARAHNDANVLCMGGRVLASLDDETLAAMLRAWLETPFEGGRHERRVAKIRELEMAACKVQDA from the coding sequence ATGGACCGTCGGATCATCGTGCTGGGGTCGGACCACGCCGGATATGACCTGAAAACTCGCATTCGCCGACTGCTGGAAGCTTGGGGGATCCCCGTCGAGGACGTCGGCGTCGAGACGAGCGCCGTCTCCGTCGACTATCCCGACATCGCCGCCGAGGTCGCCCGCCGGGTCCGACAGGACCCTCAGCGCCAGGGCTTGCTCGTCTGCGGGACGGGCATCGGGATGGCGATGACGGCCAACAAGTTTCCGGGCATTCGGGCGGCCGTCTGCCACGACGTCTATACCGTTCAGATGGCCCGGGCCCACAACGATGCGAACGTATTGTGCATGGGCGGCCGCGTCCTGGCGAGCCTGGACGACGAAACCCTGGCGGCCATGCTTCGGGCCTGGCTCGAGACTCCCTTCGAGGGCGGCCGCCACGAGCGGCGGGTCGCCAAGATCCGAGAGCTGGAAATGGCGGCATGCAAGGTGCAGGATGCATGA
- the rimP gene encoding Ribosome maturation factor RimP: MVWTMKGDPFAPRPWQALEEHIEAVLRSMGLTLVDCQVKQGRFTLVAVTIDHPRGVNVAMCVRATQALQAQVPWDEFLTGDWRLQVSSPGVGRELRTAREFRWALGRSVRVLGRSASGGPVIWRGTLQEADPTGIRLQTDADRSLNIPWQDVIRVHLADDSVES, from the coding sequence ATGGTGTGGACGATGAAAGGGGATCCTTTTGCGCCACGCCCGTGGCAGGCCCTGGAAGAGCATATCGAAGCCGTCCTGCGTTCGATGGGCTTGACCCTGGTCGATTGCCAGGTCAAACAGGGCCGCTTCACGCTGGTCGCCGTGACCATCGACCATCCCCGGGGCGTGAATGTGGCCATGTGCGTACGGGCGACCCAGGCCCTGCAGGCCCAGGTCCCCTGGGACGAGTTTCTGACGGGGGACTGGCGCCTGCAGGTCTCCTCGCCGGGCGTGGGGCGGGAGCTCCGCACGGCGCGGGAGTTTCGCTGGGCCCTCGGTCGGTCGGTCCGGGTCCTCGGCCGGTCGGCTTCGGGCGGGCCGGTCATCTGGCGGGGCACGCTTCAGGAAGCCGACCCGACGGGGATTCGGCTCCAGACGGACGCCGACCGTAGCCTGAACATCCCGTGGCAGGATGTGATCCGTGTGCATCTGGCGGATGACTCCGTGGAGTCTTAA
- the nusA gene encoding Transcription termination/antitermination protein NusA — translation MSKELITAIEQVSREKGIDPGYLIEAIEDAVLTASRRLARPKERLSVRLDRQEGTIHLLVRKRVVESVQNPDVEISIEAARQWKPDVQVGEEVEVPYPGELLSRLKAVQIAKRVILHKVREAERQKIARIYKDQVGRIVTGTVKAVWKGDVTLDLPDTEALLPKEFQLPRDRFERGQYVRALLVKVYEHEEPQLVVSRVHPDFIYRLMEMEIEEIFKGLVEVVRIVREPGERAKVAVYSKSPHIDPVGACVGVKGTRIQAIMNELHGERIDVIQWSDNICEFAANALKPAKVLEVHVLDEEERVLEAVVADEQLSIAIGKNGQNVKLASRLVGWRIEVIRASEKEGQFGVTPSVEEFYRILRTYHQVDEGLIQRMIERGYDRLMPLIQAGIAELMEVPGMTPETARTIKEALRAFTRGRYKTQPTEPTTAASS, via the coding sequence ATGAGCAAGGAGTTGATCACGGCCATCGAGCAGGTCTCCCGGGAGAAGGGTATCGACCCGGGGTACCTCATCGAGGCCATCGAGGACGCTGTCTTGACGGCCTCTCGTCGGCTGGCCCGGCCGAAGGAGCGGCTTTCTGTTCGGCTGGACCGCCAAGAGGGGACGATCCATCTATTGGTCCGCAAGCGGGTCGTCGAGTCGGTTCAAAATCCGGACGTGGAGATTTCCATCGAGGCGGCCCGACAGTGGAAGCCCGACGTGCAGGTCGGGGAGGAGGTCGAGGTCCCCTACCCGGGTGAATTACTTTCCCGCCTCAAGGCCGTCCAGATCGCCAAGCGGGTCATCCTTCACAAGGTCCGGGAGGCGGAACGGCAGAAGATCGCTCGGATTTACAAAGACCAGGTCGGTCGTATCGTGACGGGCACGGTGAAAGCCGTTTGGAAGGGCGACGTGACCCTGGACCTGCCCGACACGGAGGCCCTCCTCCCCAAGGAGTTTCAGCTCCCCCGGGACCGTTTCGAGCGGGGCCAGTACGTGCGCGCCCTGCTGGTGAAGGTCTATGAGCATGAGGAGCCCCAACTGGTCGTCTCCCGGGTCCACCCGGACTTCATCTACCGCCTGATGGAGATGGAGATCGAGGAAATCTTTAAGGGCCTCGTCGAGGTCGTCCGCATCGTACGGGAACCCGGGGAGCGGGCGAAGGTCGCCGTCTACTCGAAGAGTCCCCACATCGACCCCGTCGGGGCCTGCGTGGGCGTGAAGGGGACCCGCATCCAGGCCATCATGAATGAGCTCCACGGCGAGCGCATCGACGTCATCCAGTGGTCGGACAACATCTGCGAGTTTGCCGCCAATGCCCTCAAGCCGGCGAAAGTCTTGGAGGTTCACGTCCTGGACGAAGAGGAGCGGGTCCTCGAAGCCGTCGTGGCGGACGAACAGTTGTCCATCGCCATCGGGAAGAACGGCCAGAACGTGAAGCTGGCCTCTCGGCTCGTCGGCTGGCGCATCGAGGTCATCCGGGCCAGCGAGAAAGAGGGCCAGTTCGGCGTGACCCCGTCGGTCGAGGAGTTCTACCGCATCCTTCGGACTTATCATCAGGTCGACGAGGGCCTGATTCAGCGGATGATCGAGCGGGGGTACGACCGGCTGATGCCCCTGATCCAGGCGGGCATCGCCGAGTTGATGGAAGTCCCGGGCATGACGCCTGAGACGGCCCGGACGATCAAGGAAGCTCTTCGAGCGTTTACCCGGGGTCGTTACAAGACACAGCCGACCGAGCCGACGACGGCCGCTTCGTCCTGA
- the infB gene encoding Translation initiation factor IF-2, with product MRVFELARELGRPSKEVITILNGMGILVTSHASVIDADVARKVRDYYIREGILSVTPKEEPKEVPVGEAPATAPVEVTPPPPPAPPSVPVSPAEPAPVAVEPVTPPPSEVPVPPVSAVSVEAPPVSVTPETPPTPPPSVESPPSVEPSPVRPAPPERPPRPPRREERPERRPERREERREREARLEAPRPETPPGPERIPERPPEERYMARETRPHKRAFREELRRVKERRDYVRMGDRPAQTSPARTSGARLGEWHRASTQAGGPPVSDLHRPFVPPPPPKVERKRPRTKEEEERELARIREREKELVLPKRREEDFLPRAVTEIQEITIPEGITVKELAQRLNVKAPILIKALLKKGHLMTLTQTVPMDLAVEVAEMFGYIARPVSVEEELLLEEAVEDRPEDRVPRPPVVTVMGHVDHGKTTLLDTIRKTNVAAQEAGGITQKIGAYQVEVRGRKITFIDTPGHEAFTQMRARGAKATDIVILVVAADDGVMPQTVEAIDHARAAGCPIVVAINKIDKPNADPEKVKRQLAQVGLTVEEWGGQTIAVPISAKQGTGIEELLEMVLLVADLADLRANPKLPARGIILESKLDPKRGVVATVLIQNGTLRVGDVFVAGATWGRVRAMFNDRGQRLQEAPPSTPVEVLGFEDLPQAGDTFQVLRDETKARRIAQLRQERMKEQLRLARRARLEDIAAQVQAGREVQALNLLLKADTQGSLEALQKALEELSIEQVRLDIVHAGVGGISTGDVLLAAASDAIILGFNVRPDKKAREQAEQEGVEIRYYNVIYDAVEDIKNAVRGMLKPQKVEQVLGVAEVRQTFRIKDVGVVAGCFVREGKVVRGERARLIRDQVVVYDGRVNTLRRFKEDVREVPQGYECGLTLLNFQDIKEGDLIEVYTVQEVAVPEPYAPARAAS from the coding sequence ATGCGTGTCTTCGAGTTAGCCCGTGAGCTGGGCCGCCCCAGCAAGGAAGTCATCACCATCCTGAACGGGATGGGCATTCTGGTGACGTCTCACGCCAGCGTCATCGACGCGGACGTCGCCCGCAAGGTACGGGATTACTATATTCGAGAGGGGATTCTTTCCGTCACTCCGAAGGAGGAGCCCAAAGAGGTACCCGTCGGGGAGGCCCCGGCGACGGCCCCCGTCGAGGTGACGCCGCCTCCGCCGCCGGCCCCACCGTCGGTCCCGGTCTCGCCGGCCGAGCCGGCCCCGGTGGCCGTCGAGCCTGTGACGCCCCCGCCGTCGGAAGTCCCTGTCCCCCCGGTATCGGCCGTCTCGGTCGAGGCCCCGCCGGTCTCGGTGACGCCAGAGACCCCGCCAACGCCCCCGCCGTCCGTCGAATCCCCGCCGTCTGTCGAACCCTCGCCGGTCCGGCCGGCTCCGCCGGAGCGTCCGCCCCGACCCCCGCGGCGGGAAGAACGCCCGGAGCGTCGCCCGGAGCGGCGAGAGGAACGTCGGGAGCGAGAAGCCCGTCTGGAGGCCCCTCGCCCGGAGACGCCCCCCGGGCCGGAACGGATTCCCGAGCGACCGCCCGAAGAGCGCTACATGGCTCGGGAGACCCGACCCCACAAACGGGCCTTCCGAGAGGAACTCCGCCGGGTGAAGGAGCGTCGGGACTACGTGCGGATGGGCGACCGCCCGGCCCAGACGTCCCCGGCCCGGACGTCCGGTGCTCGACTCGGCGAGTGGCATCGGGCCTCGACGCAAGCGGGCGGTCCGCCTGTATCGGACCTTCACCGACCTTTTGTCCCGCCGCCGCCCCCGAAGGTCGAACGGAAGCGGCCCCGGACGAAGGAAGAAGAGGAACGGGAACTGGCCCGCATTCGGGAGCGGGAAAAGGAACTCGTCCTGCCCAAGCGTCGGGAAGAGGACTTCCTGCCCCGGGCCGTCACGGAAATCCAGGAGATCACGATCCCTGAAGGTATCACCGTCAAGGAGTTGGCCCAGCGCCTGAACGTGAAGGCCCCGATTCTCATTAAGGCCCTCCTGAAAAAGGGCCACCTGATGACCCTGACCCAGACGGTCCCGATGGACCTGGCCGTCGAAGTCGCCGAGATGTTCGGCTATATCGCCCGGCCTGTCTCGGTCGAGGAGGAGCTCCTCCTCGAGGAGGCCGTCGAGGACCGGCCCGAGGACCGGGTCCCTCGGCCACCTGTCGTGACCGTCATGGGCCACGTCGACCACGGCAAGACGACGCTCCTCGACACGATCCGGAAGACCAACGTCGCCGCCCAGGAAGCCGGCGGGATCACCCAGAAGATCGGAGCCTACCAGGTCGAGGTCCGCGGCCGGAAGATCACCTTCATCGACACGCCGGGCCATGAGGCCTTCACCCAGATGCGGGCCCGCGGGGCCAAGGCGACCGACATCGTCATCCTCGTCGTCGCCGCCGACGACGGCGTCATGCCCCAGACTGTCGAGGCCATCGACCACGCCCGGGCCGCCGGCTGTCCCATCGTCGTCGCCATCAACAAGATTGACAAGCCGAACGCCGACCCCGAGAAGGTCAAGCGCCAGCTCGCCCAGGTCGGCCTGACCGTCGAGGAGTGGGGCGGCCAGACCATCGCCGTCCCCATCTCGGCCAAGCAGGGTACCGGCATCGAGGAACTCTTGGAGATGGTCCTCCTGGTCGCGGACCTGGCCGACCTGCGGGCGAATCCGAAACTGCCGGCCCGCGGGATCATCCTGGAGTCCAAGTTGGACCCCAAGCGAGGGGTCGTGGCGACGGTCCTGATCCAGAACGGGACGCTCCGGGTCGGCGACGTGTTCGTCGCCGGGGCGACCTGGGGCCGGGTCCGGGCTATGTTCAACGACCGGGGCCAGCGCCTGCAAGAGGCCCCGCCCTCGACGCCCGTCGAGGTCCTGGGCTTTGAGGACCTTCCCCAGGCCGGAGACACCTTCCAGGTCCTCCGGGACGAGACGAAGGCCCGCCGCATCGCCCAGCTCCGACAGGAGCGGATGAAGGAACAGCTCCGCCTGGCCCGCCGGGCCCGCCTGGAGGACATCGCCGCCCAGGTCCAGGCCGGCCGGGAAGTCCAGGCCCTGAACCTCTTGCTGAAGGCTGACACGCAGGGCTCGCTCGAGGCCCTCCAGAAGGCCCTCGAGGAACTCAGCATCGAGCAGGTCCGTCTAGATATCGTCCATGCCGGTGTCGGCGGGATCAGCACCGGCGACGTCCTCCTGGCGGCCGCCAGCGACGCCATCATCCTGGGCTTCAACGTCCGCCCCGACAAGAAGGCCCGGGAACAGGCCGAGCAGGAAGGCGTCGAAATCCGTTACTACAACGTCATCTACGACGCCGTCGAGGACATCAAGAACGCCGTCCGCGGCATGCTGAAGCCCCAGAAGGTCGAGCAGGTCCTCGGCGTCGCCGAGGTCCGCCAGACCTTCCGCATCAAGGACGTCGGCGTCGTCGCCGGTTGCTTCGTCCGAGAGGGGAAGGTCGTCCGGGGCGAGCGGGCCCGCTTGATTCGAGACCAGGTCGTCGTCTACGACGGCCGGGTCAACACCCTGCGCCGCTTCAAGGAAGACGTCCGGGAGGTCCCCCAGGGCTACGAGTGCGGCCTGACCCTGCTGAACTTCCAGGACATCAAGGAGGGCGACCTCATCGAGGTCTACACGGTCCAGGAGGTCGCCGTGCCCGAACCCTATGCCCCGGCGAGGGCGGCTTCATGA
- the rbfA gene encoding Ribosome-binding factor A, whose product MIQRRTLRKIASEIHQKLAQILLQEFGDPRLQWVTVQEVHLTPDGRTAYVIFDVLGDERMAREARTALTEVQGRLRGFLGKAMYLRTVPELQFVHASDPRAAEIRLRYGAPAVG is encoded by the coding sequence ATGATCCAGCGGCGGACTCTCCGCAAGATCGCCAGCGAGATTCACCAGAAGCTCGCCCAGATCCTCTTGCAGGAGTTCGGCGACCCCCGTCTTCAGTGGGTCACCGTCCAGGAAGTCCACCTGACACCGGACGGCCGGACGGCCTACGTCATCTTCGACGTCCTTGGGGACGAACGGATGGCCCGGGAGGCCCGGACGGCCCTGACGGAAGTCCAGGGCCGCCTCCGGGGGTTCCTCGGCAAGGCCATGTACTTGCGGACCGTCCCGGAGCTCCAGTTCGTCCATGCCTCGGATCCCCGGGCCGCCGAAATCCGCCTCCGCTACGGTGCGCCTGCCGTCGGATGA
- the smpB gene encoding SsrA-binding protein gives MRAKALKPSPPEKTLAVNRKALHDYEILERYEAGIVLRGSEVKAARAGRINLRDSFARVKDGEVYLVNCHISPYAAASTHETLDPTRERKLLLHKREILRLAGRVQEKGLTLVPLRVYLKGPHIKVELALARGRKIHQKREVARQRAIEREVQEELKRWR, from the coding sequence ATGCGGGCCAAGGCCCTGAAGCCGTCCCCGCCTGAGAAGACCCTGGCCGTCAACCGGAAGGCCCTCCATGACTACGAGATCCTGGAACGCTACGAGGCCGGTATCGTCCTCCGTGGGAGCGAGGTCAAGGCCGCCCGGGCGGGCCGGATCAACCTGCGGGACAGCTTCGCCCGCGTCAAGGACGGCGAGGTCTACCTCGTCAACTGCCATATCTCGCCCTATGCGGCCGCTTCGACCCACGAGACGCTGGACCCCACGCGAGAGCGCAAGCTCCTGCTCCACAAGCGGGAGATCCTCCGCCTGGCCGGCCGCGTCCAGGAGAAGGGCCTGACGCTCGTCCCCCTGCGGGTCTACCTCAAAGGGCCCCACATTAAGGTTGAACTCGCCCTGGCCCGGGGCCGGAAGATTCACCAAAAGCGGGAAGTCGCCCGTCAGCGGGCTATCGAGCGGGAGGTCCAGGAAGAGCTGAAGCGATGGCGGTGA
- the yjjG_1 gene encoding Pyrimidine 5'-nucleotidase YjjG yields the protein MAVKAVFFDFVGTLAFVEPDVGTVYADVARAFGLGLEAAAVGRAFAKLFPRRPPLAFPRDLPDDARRAAEFAWWRAVVADTLRACGTPLRRKDHFDAYFAALYETFATPAVWRLDPAALEVLKTLRQKGLRTGVVSNFDGRLPVLLERLGLGPWLDVVVYSSAVGSAKPEATIFLEACRRAGVAPAEALHVGDDPDLDYRGARRAGLQARWRIHGDAPTAPDIPAADRLQDLREVLRGLA from the coding sequence ATGGCGGTGAAGGCCGTCTTCTTTGACTTTGTCGGGACCCTGGCCTTCGTCGAACCCGACGTCGGGACCGTTTATGCCGACGTGGCCCGGGCCTTCGGCCTCGGCCTGGAGGCGGCGGCCGTCGGACGGGCTTTCGCCAAGCTCTTCCCCCGCCGTCCGCCCCTGGCCTTTCCCCGAGACCTGCCCGACGACGCCCGGCGGGCCGCCGAATTCGCCTGGTGGCGGGCCGTCGTCGCCGACACCCTCCGGGCCTGCGGCACCCCCCTCCGACGAAAGGACCATTTCGACGCCTATTTCGCCGCCCTCTACGAGACATTCGCCACGCCGGCCGTCTGGCGGCTCGACCCGGCCGCCCTCGAGGTCCTGAAGACGCTTCGGCAGAAGGGCCTCCGTACAGGCGTCGTCTCGAACTTCGACGGTCGCCTGCCGGTCCTGCTCGAGCGGCTCGGCCTGGGGCCTTGGCTCGACGTCGTCGTGTACTCGTCGGCCGTCGGGTCGGCCAAGCCGGAGGCTACTATCTTCCTCGAGGCCTGCCGCCGGGCGGGCGTCGCCCCCGCCGAGGCCCTTCACGTCGGCGACGACCCGGACCTCGACTACCGGGGCGCCCGTCGGGCGGGCCTGCAGGCCCGCTGGCGCATTCATGGCGACGCGCCGACCGCCCCAGATATCCCCGCCGCCGACCGCCTTCAAGACCTGAGGGAAGTCCTCCGGGGGCTGGCCTAA
- the yhdJ gene encoding DNA adenine methyltransferase YhdJ yields the protein MGTVRGRKKRGTTTSAFGTPGRVSHDASPFYGRRLYEGLPKEIRVPYVEAPLPPPCVDRIFCKSAEQMDELPDASVHLMVTSPPYNVGKTYDADLTLDEYRAFLRRVMTEVYRVLVPGGRACLNLANFGRRPYLPLHAFIIQDMLELGFLMRGEIIWDKAASASPSTAWGSWCSPRNPTLRDTHEYILVFCKQTFRRPNPYGRRATICRDEFLEFTKSVWRFPAERASRVSHPAPFPVELPYRLIQLYTFEGEVILDPFMGSGTTAVAARRAGRRFVGYEIDPAYVELARQRLMSLAV from the coding sequence ATGGGGACAGTAAGGGGACGAAAAAAGCGAGGCACGACGACGAGCGCCTTCGGCACGCCAGGCCGCGTCTCCCATGACGCCTCGCCCTTTTACGGCCGCCGCCTCTACGAGGGCCTGCCGAAAGAAATCCGCGTCCCTTATGTCGAGGCGCCCTTACCCCCGCCGTGCGTGGACCGTATCTTCTGTAAAAGCGCCGAGCAGATGGACGAGCTCCCCGACGCCTCGGTCCACCTGATGGTCACGTCGCCGCCTTACAATGTCGGCAAGACTTATGACGCAGATCTCACGCTGGACGAGTACCGAGCCTTTCTCCGACGGGTCATGACCGAAGTCTATCGCGTGCTCGTCCCCGGCGGGCGCGCCTGCCTGAACCTGGCCAATTTCGGACGGCGGCCCTACCTGCCTCTGCATGCCTTCATCATTCAAGACATGCTGGAGTTGGGGTTCCTCATGCGGGGGGAAATCATCTGGGACAAGGCCGCCAGCGCCAGTCCTTCTACGGCCTGGGGAAGCTGGTGCTCGCCTCGGAATCCGACCCTGAGGGACACCCATGAATACATCCTCGTTTTCTGCAAACAGACCTTTCGACGCCCGAATCCCTACGGGCGTCGGGCGACCATCTGTCGGGACGAGTTTCTGGAATTCACGAAGAGCGTCTGGCGGTTCCCGGCCGAACGGGCCTCCAGGGTCAGCCACCCGGCACCCTTCCCCGTCGAGCTTCCCTACCGCCTCATCCAGCTTTACACGTTTGAGGGCGAGGTCATCCTCGACCCCTTCATGGGGAGCGGGACGACGGCCGTCGCCGCCCGCCGGGCCGGTCGCCGCTTCGTCGGCTACGAAATCGACCCGGCCTATGTCGAGCTGGCTCGCCAGCGTCTGATGAGCCTCGCGGTCTAA
- the prkC_3 gene encoding Serine/threonine-protein kinase PrkC translates to MTLLVARDQQLGPYRIRQVVGTGGFGTVYEAVDVRTGIRVALKIPHHQDRGREYLTYEPSLLAQLQHPNIVQLIDATTHEGLFFFVMEFVEGRSLSQRLDEEHILDWSEAVAIIRQVAEAVRFAHQHRILHRDLRPANILLRSDGVVKVTDFGIAKWLKDSDYAHTVIGSPPYMAPEQLEGKATFASDIYSMGVVLYEMVTGQLPYFDVNFVLLKQKILQGQCMTPHQLWPDRVPVTISQFIMKAIERKRSLRFQTADEFLQALDLAVQSATRRTARSSRLPRPPETVRVPAPAQRRRYCWNCAQVLHEYTVRCPACGEIQ, encoded by the coding sequence ATGACGCTCCTGGTGGCCCGAGATCAGCAGTTGGGGCCCTATCGCATCCGCCAAGTGGTGGGGACCGGCGGGTTTGGCACCGTCTACGAGGCCGTCGACGTCCGGACGGGCATCCGGGTGGCCCTGAAGATTCCCCATCACCAGGACCGGGGTCGGGAGTACCTCACGTACGAACCCTCCCTGCTGGCTCAGCTTCAGCATCCGAACATCGTTCAGCTCATCGACGCCACGACCCACGAAGGCCTCTTTTTCTTCGTCATGGAGTTTGTCGAGGGCCGGTCCCTGTCCCAGCGTCTGGACGAAGAGCATATCCTCGACTGGTCCGAGGCTGTCGCCATCATCCGCCAGGTCGCCGAGGCCGTCCGTTTTGCCCACCAGCATCGAATCCTGCATCGGGACCTCCGGCCGGCCAACATCCTCCTTCGGTCGGACGGCGTCGTCAAGGTGACCGACTTTGGTATCGCCAAGTGGCTCAAGGACAGCGACTACGCCCATACCGTCATCGGGAGCCCGCCGTATATGGCCCCGGAACAGCTCGAGGGCAAGGCGACCTTCGCCTCGGACATTTACTCGATGGGCGTCGTCCTGTATGAGATGGTCACCGGCCAGCTCCCCTATTTTGACGTCAACTTCGTGCTCCTGAAGCAAAAGATCCTACAGGGTCAGTGCATGACGCCTCATCAATTGTGGCCCGACCGGGTCCCGGTCACCATTAGCCAGTTCATCATGAAGGCCATCGAGCGGAAGCGCTCCCTCCGCTTTCAGACGGCCGACGAGTTTCTCCAGGCCCTGGACCTGGCCGTTCAGTCGGCGACGCGTCGGACGGCCCGCTCCAGCCGTCTGCCCCGACCGCCGGAGACCGTCCGGGTCCCGGCACCGGCTCAGCGACGGCGCTACTGCTGGAACTGCGCTCAGGTCCTCCACGAGTACACCGTCCGGTGCCCGGCCTGTGGAGAAATCCAGTAG